Proteins found in one Physeter macrocephalus isolate SW-GA chromosome 17, ASM283717v5, whole genome shotgun sequence genomic segment:
- the TSKS gene encoding testis-specific serine kinase substrate, whose translation MASVVVKTIWQSKEIHEAGDPPAGVESRSQLVPEAPGGVTSPVKGIAKKKKAVSFHGVEPRMSYEPMHWCLNLKRSSACTNVSLLNLATMEPPDSSGTDSTVEDSSLLALPVPIPPWAPDDPDITEILSWVNSGLVHAKDSITSLKEKTTRVNQHVQTLQSECSVLSENLERRRQEAEELEGYCSQLKENCRKVTQSVEDAEIKTNVLKQNSALLEEKLRYLQMQDETPRRQEAELQELGQKLEAGLSRHGLGLATQPPGCSSPPGSPDEPPRRRGLAPGGWGMGPRAGEGPIVSEQELQKVSASLEELRREVSSLTARWHQEEGAVQEALRLLGGLGGRLDGFLGQWERAQREQAQAARGLQELRGRTDELCTMVERSAVSVASLRSELEALGPVKPILEELGRQFQSFRRGSDLSMNLDRAPQGSCARCASQGQQLSTESLQQLLERALTPLVDEVKQRGLAPACPSCQRLHKKILELERQVLAKHIRAEALSSTLRLAQDEALRAKNLLLTDKMKPEEKVAALDYLHLKMCSLHDQLSNLPLEGSTGTMGGESGGGTPPKRGGPTPEQ comes from the exons ATGGCGAGCGTGGTGGTGAAGACGATCTGGCAGTCCAAAGAGATCCATGAGGCCGGGGACCCCCCCGCGGGGGTCGAGAGTCGCTCCCAGCTGGTCCCCGAGGCTCCTGGGGGTGTGACCAGCCCAGTCAAAGGGATCGCGAAGAAAAAGAAGGCCGTGTCCTTCCACGG GGTGGAGCCTCGGATGTCCTATGAGCCAATGCACTGGTGCCTGAACCTCAAACGGTCCTCAGCCTGCACCAATGTGTCCCTGCTCAACCTGGCCACCATGGAGCCCCCCGACTCCTCAGGGACAGACTCAACCGTGGAAGACAGCAGCCTGCTGGCATTGCCCGTGCCCATCCCACCCTGGGCTCCAGATGACCCAGATATCACGGAAATACTG AGTTGGGTTAACAGTGGATTGGTCCACGCCAAAGATTCCATCACCAGCTTGAAGGAAAAGACCACCCGGGTTAACCAGCACGTGCAGACGCTGCAG AGTGAGTGTTCTGTGCTGAGTGAGAATCTAGAGAGAAGGCGGCAAGAGGCGGAAGAACTAGAAGGGTACTGTAGTCAACTCAAG GAGAACTGCCGGAAGGTGACCCAGTCGGTGGAAGATGCTGAAATAAAAACCAACGTCCTGAAGCAGAACTCTGCCCTGCTGGAG GAGAAGCTGCGCTACCTCCAGATGCAGGATGAGACGcccaggaggcaggaggctgagctgcaggagctggggCAGAAGCTGGAGgctggcctctcccgccacggccTGGGCCTCGCCACCCAGCCCCCAGGCTGCTCCAGCCCGCCAGGGAGCCCCGACGAACCCCCGCGACGGCGAGGCCTGGCCCCAGGAGGCTGGGGAATGGGGCCCCGGGCAGGGGAGGGCCCCATCGTGAGCGAGCAGGAGTTGCAGAAGGTCTCTGCCTCCCTTGAGGAGCTGAG GAGGGAGGTGTCCTCACTGACCGCCCGGTGGCATCAGGAGGAGGGGGCCGTGCAGGAGGCCCTACGGCTGCTCGGGGGCCTAGGCGGCAGGCTCGACGGCTTCCTGGGCCAGTGGGAGCGGGCGCAGCGCGAGCAGGCTCAGGCCGCGCGGGGCCTGCAAGAGCTGCGTGGCCGGACCGACGAGCTGTGCACCAT GGTGGAGCGGTCAGCAGTGTCTGTGGCTTCACTGAGGAGTGAACTGGAGGCGCTGGGCCCAGTGAAACCGATTCTGGAGGAGCTTGGGAGGCAATTTCAGAGCTTTCGTAGAGGGTCTGACCTCTCTATGAACCTGGATCGGGCCCCCCAAGGCTCCTGTGCCCGCTGTGCCAG ccagggaCAGCAGTTGTCCACGGAGTCCTTGCAGCAGCTGCTGGAGCGAGCGCTGACCCCGCTAGTGGACGAGGTGAAGCAGAGGGGCCTGGCTCCTGCCTGCCCCAGCTGCCAGAGGCTACACAAGAAGATTCTG GAGCTGGAGCGCCAGGTCTTGGCCAAACATATCAGGGCAGAGGCCCTGAGCTCCACCCTTCGGCTGGCCCAAGATGAAGCCTTGCGGGCCAAGAACCTGCTGCTGACGGACAAGATGAAGCCGGA ggagaaggtggccgcTCTGGACTACCTACACTTGAAGATGTGCTCCCTCCACGATCAGCTCAGCAACCTGCCACTTGAGGGGTCCACGGGGACAATGGGGGGAGAAAGTGGTGGGGGAACTCCCCCAAAACGTGGGGGCCCGACCCCTGAGCAATAA